A single window of Malus sylvestris chromosome 5, drMalSylv7.2, whole genome shotgun sequence DNA harbors:
- the LOC126621515 gene encoding uncharacterized protein LOC126621515, with translation MRTLLTLRPPPPSSSLLLPCLSALSPPPSSSFLFSSRPNRRSHFLTSCSSLKQSKKKSLQNTPNAPPQSQRWFFNTPKNDDGGEIEKTGEADNGAFDGDTAFKGTVLAGVVLVGIVGGFAGVGYVYKDQINAFLNQFSTFIEGYGPAGYALFVAVYAGLEILAIPAVPLTMSAGLLFGTVVGSILVSISGTVAASVAFLIARYFARERIVKMVEGNKKFLAIDKAIGENGFRVVTLLRLSPLLPFSLGNYLYGLTSVKFVPYVLGSWLGMLPGTWAYVSAGAFGRAIIQEESEVGLPGGNGQLLTLGLGLLATALAAAYVTRLAKDAVKDID, from the exons ATGCGCACCCTCCTCACTCTGAGGCCACCACCACCGTCGTCGTCGCTCCTCCTCCCATGCCTCTCCGCcctctctcctcctccctcctcttccttcctcttcagCTCCCGACCTAACAGGCGCTCCCACTTCCTCACCTCGTGCTCTTCTCTCAAGCAGTCCAAGAAGAAGTCCCTCCAGAACACCCCCAATGCTCCTCCGCAGAGCCAGCGCTGGTTCTTCAACACCCCCAAGAACGACGACGGCGGTGAAATTGAAAAGACCGGTGAGGCTGACAACGGCGCCTTCGACGGCGACACTGCGTTTAAAGGCACTGTTTTGGCCGGTGTTGTCCTGGTCGGTATTGTTGGTGGGTTCGCCGGTGTTGGGTATGTGTACAAGGATCAAATCAACGCCTTCTTGAATCAGTTTTCCACTTTCATTGAAG GTTATGGTCCAGCTGGATATGCTTTGTTTGTTGCAGTTTATGCCGGACTGGAA ATCCTTGCGATTCCAGCAGTTCCATTGACCATGTCAGCTGGTCTTCTCTTTGGCACAGTTGTTGGTTCCATTCTCGTCTCTATAAGTGGCACG GTTGCTGCTAGTGTTGCCTTTTTGATTGCTAGATATTTTGCTCGTGAGCGTATTGTTAAAATGGTTGAGGGAAACAAAAAGTTTCTTGCCATTGATAAGGCTATTGGAGAAAACGGATTTAGAGTTGTCACTCTCCTTCGCTTGAGCCCTTTGCTTCCCTTTTCGTTGGGGAACTATTTATATGGATTGACATCTGTAAAGTTTGTACCATACGTGTTGGGAAG TTGGTTGGGGATGCTTCCAGGAACATGGGCTTACGTAAGTGCTGGTGCATTTGGGCGAGCTATAATT CAAGAAGAATCTGAAGTTGGTTTGCCTGGAGGAAATGGTCAGCTGTTGACACTAGGGCTTGGACTGTTAGCCACAGCATTGGCTGCTGCTTATGTAACACGACTAGCAAAG GATGCTGTAAAAGATATCGATTAG